In Gloeocapsopsis sp. IPPAS B-1203, a genomic segment contains:
- a CDS encoding SH3 domain-containing protein has product MPFVSANAQNLNPANNKENQLAQAADSCRRVFPPEGVYVHTQPTVYGSVIGSIAGGRYVRIEPKNINDWVPISIPLKGYVFAGYLTSCAPAPPPPPNCRQVAANNGIYVYQQPLAKSPIVGLIASGRYVMIENQSSNGWVLISIPLKGYVFANYLSECS; this is encoded by the coding sequence ATGCCTTTTGTTAGCGCCAATGCACAGAATTTAAACCCCGCAAATAACAAAGAGAACCAACTTGCGCAGGCTGCGGATAGTTGTCGCCGAGTGTTTCCTCCTGAAGGAGTATACGTACACACTCAGCCAACAGTTTACGGCTCCGTAATTGGTAGTATTGCTGGTGGACGTTATGTGAGGATTGAACCTAAAAACATCAATGATTGGGTACCTATTTCAATTCCTTTAAAAGGTTACGTGTTTGCGGGTTATCTCACCTCTTGCGCGCCTGCACCACCGCCGCCGCCAAATTGCCGTCAAGTTGCAGCTAATAATGGTATATATGTTTACCAACAACCTTTGGCAAAGAGTCCTATTGTCGGTCTCATCGCGAGTGGACGCTATGTCATGATTGAAAATCAAAGTAGCAATGGTTGGGTACTTATTTCAATTCCTCTGAAAGGTTATGTATTTGCTAATTATC